The following proteins are encoded in a genomic region of Chryseobacterium cucumeris:
- a CDS encoding RNA ligase, Rnl2 family, which translates to MIFKTYNAIENAYQARVIEQIRMQGFGDEVFIVQEKVHGANFSFFTDGKEIKIAKRTAFIEKDEKFFNAHQVLERYRNNVIEVFQKVKTIHPDVETVVIYGELFGGGYQHKEVESVKDAVKVQKGIEYAPHNEFYAFDIKLNGITYLDTDVVNQIFEETGFFYARILFQGTLEDALRFPNVFNSYIPAWLGLPELENNRCEGTIVKTLKTKYFGNGARIILKNKNEKWVEKAKMVKKQAKTVQKQVHFSEKALEIWEEIQKYATANRLNNVVSKIGEFEPKMIGKVIGLFSQDILEDFQKDFPAAFATIEKEEQKRINKKLNSLVIDFIKEELMTLKV; encoded by the coding sequence ATGATTTTCAAAACATATAACGCTATAGAAAATGCTTACCAGGCCCGCGTGATCGAACAGATCAGAATGCAGGGTTTTGGGGATGAGGTTTTCATCGTACAGGAAAAAGTTCACGGCGCTAATTTCTCTTTCTTTACCGACGGAAAGGAAATTAAAATAGCGAAGAGAACTGCTTTCATCGAAAAAGATGAAAAATTTTTCAATGCCCATCAGGTTTTGGAACGCTACAGAAATAATGTAATAGAAGTGTTTCAGAAAGTAAAGACCATCCACCCGGATGTTGAAACTGTAGTGATCTACGGTGAATTGTTCGGTGGCGGTTACCAGCATAAAGAAGTAGAATCCGTAAAAGATGCTGTGAAAGTACAGAAAGGTATTGAATATGCCCCTCACAATGAATTTTACGCTTTCGATATTAAACTGAATGGAATCACCTATCTGGATACAGACGTTGTCAATCAGATTTTTGAAGAGACAGGATTTTTCTATGCTAGAATCTTGTTTCAGGGAACTCTGGAAGACGCTTTGAGATTCCCCAATGTTTTCAATTCATACATTCCAGCCTGGCTTGGATTACCTGAATTAGAGAACAATAGGTGTGAAGGAACTATTGTAAAAACTTTGAAGACCAAATACTTTGGGAACGGCGCAAGAATCATTCTGAAAAACAAGAATGAAAAATGGGTCGAAAAAGCGAAAATGGTTAAAAAACAAGCGAAAACTGTTCAGAAACAAGTTCATTTCAGTGAAAAAGCTCTGGAGATCTGGGAGGAAATCCAAAAATATGCTACAGCCAACAGACTGAATAATGTGGTGAGCAAAATCGGTGAATTCGAACCTAAAATGATAGGTAAGGTAATTGGTCTTTTTTCACAGGATATTTTAGAGGATTTCCAGAAAGACTTCCCGGCAGCTTTTGCCACTATTGAAAAAGAAGAGCAGAAAAGGATCAATAAAAAGTTGAATTCTTTAGTCATTGATTTTATAAAAGAAGAGTTGATGACTCTCAAAGTATAG
- a CDS encoding VOC family protein — MTIEHIAIWVKDLERSRAFYQKYFGAVSNEKYHNPVKNFQSYFLSFENGCRLEIMTRPDIRETENSYESQQYGIIHLAFSVDNKQKVDELTEILRKDGYKVAGEPRTTGDGYYESVILDPENNIIEIVSQ, encoded by the coding sequence ATGACAATTGAACATATCGCTATTTGGGTGAAAGATCTTGAAAGATCCAGAGCATTTTATCAGAAATATTTCGGAGCCGTTTCCAATGAAAAGTATCACAATCCTGTTAAAAATTTTCAATCCTATTTTTTAAGTTTTGAGAACGGCTGTCGCCTTGAAATTATGACCAGACCGGATATCAGAGAAACTGAAAACTCTTACGAATCTCAACAGTACGGGATTATCCATCTCGCATTTTCTGTAGACAATAAACAAAAAGTAGACGAACTTACAGAAATACTGAGAAAAGATGGATATAAAGTGGCTGGAGAACCGCGTACCACCGGGGACGGCTATTATGAAAGCGTCATCCTTGATCCTGAAAATAATATTATCGAAATTGTATCACAGTAA
- a CDS encoding metallophosphoesterase family protein: MKPNIFFTADHHFGHENIIKFSERPFESLDHMNEELIKRWNEKIEPGDTVYHLGDMSLGKPDFTKEILDHLHGNIHLIKGNHEGAALTYPKRFASIRDYHELRIDEPDQNNGKQKIILFHYAMRTWNGSHRGVWQLYGHSHGTLPDDEMALSFDVGVDCHNFYPVSYEEVKEIMKRKKWTPPFAPRN; the protein is encoded by the coding sequence ATGAAACCCAATATATTTTTTACAGCAGACCATCATTTTGGTCATGAGAATATTATAAAATTTTCAGAGCGGCCTTTTGAATCTCTGGACCATATGAATGAAGAACTCATTAAAAGATGGAATGAGAAAATTGAGCCCGGTGATACGGTATACCACTTAGGAGATATGAGTTTAGGAAAACCGGATTTTACAAAAGAAATTCTAGATCACTTACATGGTAATATCCATCTGATCAAAGGCAATCATGAAGGAGCTGCTTTAACGTATCCCAAACGATTTGCTTCCATCAGAGATTACCACGAACTGAGAATTGATGAACCGGATCAAAATAATGGCAAACAGAAAATCATTCTTTTCCATTACGCCATGCGTACCTGGAATGGCTCCCACCGTGGGGTCTGGCAATTATACGGTCACTCGCACGGAACATTGCCGGATGATGAAATGGCACTCAGTTTTGACGTTGGGGTAGACTGTCACAATTTTTATCCGGTTTCCTACGAAGAAGTTAAAGAAATAATGAAGAGAAAAAAATGGACGCCTCCATTTGCTCCCAGGAATTAA
- a CDS encoding ribonuclease H-like YkuK family protein, giving the protein METQQQIWQNMSGKIFQHSITQLVEEAIIREQANGHRLKVCVGSDSHVYGDAISYATAVVFIREGKGAFTFIRKEREIQSISIKERMLNEVNKSVEIAYAICSVLDAYGVEMEVHADINTDPDFKSNVALKDAMGYILGMGYVFKAKPYAFASSNCADMMV; this is encoded by the coding sequence ATGGAAACGCAACAACAAATATGGCAGAATATGAGTGGAAAAATTTTCCAGCACTCTATCACACAGCTGGTAGAAGAAGCCATCATTCGCGAACAGGCCAACGGACACCGTTTGAAAGTATGTGTGGGATCAGACTCCCACGTATACGGAGATGCCATCAGTTATGCCACGGCAGTAGTGTTTATTCGTGAGGGAAAAGGAGCGTTTACCTTTATCAGAAAAGAAAGAGAAATACAGAGTATCAGTATCAAGGAGCGAATGCTGAATGAAGTCAATAAATCCGTTGAAATTGCATACGCGATCTGTTCTGTGCTGGATGCTTATGGTGTGGAAATGGAGGTACACGCAGACATTAATACCGACCCGGATTTTAAATCCAATGTAGCATTAAAAGATGCTATGGGATATATTCTGGGAATGGGATATGTGTTTAAAGCAAAGCCTTACGCTTTCGCAAGTTCCAATTGTGCTGATATGATGGTGTAA
- a CDS encoding DUF4919 domain-containing protein produces the protein MKTYEKVFEFLADPTKETFLKCRELVINDPEYDPYSEDIENMQDLLNEGKFEEVIQYVNVNILLSPRAHIYKYFAYKELGEDKGRSIEMTIAQLIFECLEKTGDGTRDSPYIITRISDERDLIRHHFNKQDISQSLVRDGNKIMDALTLDDGSQLYFDIKDPYKRMAFSFSKRNEQAESKEEQKPQKKKWWKF, from the coding sequence ATGAAAACGTATGAGAAAGTATTTGAATTTTTAGCGGACCCCACCAAAGAAACGTTCCTGAAATGCCGTGAGTTAGTAATCAATGATCCTGAATATGATCCCTATTCGGAAGATATTGAAAACATGCAGGATCTACTCAATGAAGGAAAGTTTGAAGAGGTTATACAATATGTAAACGTCAATATTTTGCTGAGTCCGAGAGCCCATATTTATAAATATTTTGCGTACAAAGAACTGGGCGAAGATAAAGGACGAAGTATTGAAATGACAATAGCACAGCTTATTTTTGAATGCCTTGAAAAAACAGGAGACGGAACCAGGGATTCTCCCTATATTATTACAAGAATTTCCGACGAAAGAGATCTGATCAGACATCATTTCAATAAACAGGATATTTCACAAAGTCTGGTCAGGGATGGAAATAAGATCATGGATGCACTTACTCTTGATGACGGATCTCAATTGTACTTTGATATCAAAGATCCTTATAAGAGAATGGCCTTTTCATTCAGCAAAAGAAATGAACAGGCAGAAAGTAAAGAAGAACAGAAACCCCAAAAGAAAAAATGGTGGAAATTTTAA
- a CDS encoding APC family permease — translation MELRIKPFPKNSYPKKGLLIRGSSPVVWLQEMETLGIHLNQVQSFAIPADRPNVLYGCFLVFKDHAPQEIGRNAYFQSVDDRLFLPENTIFYPKINTEDWAQLDSRFLIMHPEFGLVKLSEEIDWLSLIQQPEMIKETIRKPLNGVSIPQKIESYTVEVDDEQVMETLQPKQTEEEWMNNLPFDLKKVMAGNKKEIEKYLQYIEKYPERAVELGVSLDVMGTSRGDGFAKFTWLEVLFGRGANGKNESAGTKNFRRVFWALIIAAIVLRVALPSDKSNSVQEENMPSSGKIAGNAVKAPSDMIAFQSGTSEIDLKIDSMYHRERKGLSQELIHAGIIESKTKKDKENYKKAGGREVGEIGKDIEKLVNKEKQSRDSLKIIYTKKITKHLEQKTENLKRKISDSLKQYTKGKPVNGDVVKYLLKKRKALMADSLGKLYGTLDMMDPSSASIDKAKVKAIGTEGTPLEKKAPVSDILYMVILMIAGVGLYSFLFKNKSLNVGGDNVPVWVKVILIAILVAMLVYLFYPLVKMFGYNWFVWVLVICVLLLLYRLFREDKTILKSDDDE, via the coding sequence ATGGAGCTTAGAATAAAACCTTTCCCGAAAAACAGCTATCCTAAAAAAGGACTTTTGATCAGAGGTTCTTCGCCTGTGGTGTGGCTTCAGGAAATGGAAACGCTGGGAATTCATTTAAATCAGGTACAGTCTTTTGCGATTCCGGCTGATCGTCCCAATGTGCTGTATGGGTGTTTTCTTGTTTTTAAAGATCATGCTCCACAGGAAATAGGCAGAAACGCGTACTTTCAAAGTGTGGACGACAGACTTTTCCTCCCGGAAAATACCATCTTTTATCCTAAAATAAACACCGAAGACTGGGCTCAGCTTGATTCCCGTTTTCTGATTATGCATCCTGAATTCGGACTGGTAAAACTGTCTGAAGAAATTGATTGGCTTTCTCTGATTCAACAACCGGAAATGATCAAAGAAACCATTAGAAAACCATTGAATGGTGTTTCAATTCCTCAAAAAATAGAAAGCTATACGGTTGAAGTGGATGATGAACAGGTTATGGAAACATTACAGCCCAAACAAACCGAAGAAGAATGGATGAACAATCTGCCGTTTGACCTTAAAAAAGTAATGGCAGGGAACAAAAAAGAAATAGAAAAATATTTACAGTATATTGAAAAGTATCCCGAACGCGCAGTAGAACTAGGCGTTTCTCTTGATGTTATGGGAACTTCCCGGGGAGATGGTTTTGCTAAATTTACATGGCTGGAAGTATTATTTGGTCGGGGCGCCAATGGAAAAAATGAAAGTGCAGGAACAAAAAATTTCCGCAGGGTATTCTGGGCACTCATTATTGCAGCGATTGTGTTAAGGGTTGCCTTACCCTCTGATAAAAGTAATTCTGTACAGGAAGAAAACATGCCTTCTTCAGGAAAAATAGCTGGCAATGCGGTAAAAGCTCCCTCAGATATGATTGCTTTCCAGTCCGGAACCTCTGAAATTGATCTGAAGATAGATTCTATGTATCATCGGGAGAGAAAAGGATTATCCCAGGAACTTATTCACGCCGGAATCATAGAATCCAAAACAAAAAAAGACAAGGAGAATTATAAAAAAGCTGGCGGCAGAGAGGTCGGCGAAATAGGAAAGGATATTGAAAAGCTTGTCAATAAAGAAAAACAGAGCAGAGATTCTCTTAAAATCATTTACACCAAAAAAATTACAAAACACTTAGAACAGAAAACAGAAAACCTGAAACGTAAAATTTCAGATTCTTTAAAGCAATACACCAAAGGAAAGCCTGTGAATGGTGATGTTGTAAAATATCTTCTGAAAAAGAGAAAGGCGTTAATGGCTGATTCATTAGGGAAACTTTACGGGACGTTAGATATGATGGATCCGTCTTCGGCGTCCATTGACAAAGCTAAAGTAAAGGCAATAGGTACGGAAGGTACACCATTGGAAAAAAAGGCTCCTGTCTCGGACATCCTGTATATGGTGATTCTGATGATTGCGGGAGTAGGATTGTATTCTTTCCTGTTTAAAAATAAATCTTTGAATGTGGGTGGTGATAATGTCCCTGTCTGGGTGAAGGTTATTTTAATTGCTATCCTTGTAGCCATGCTTGTGTACTTATTTTATCCGCTGGTCAAAATGTTTGGATACAACTGGTTTGTGTGGGTTCTGGTAATTTGTGTGTTGTTGCTCCTTTATCGTCTTTTCAGGGAAGATAAAACCATTTTAAAATCCGATGATGATGAATAG
- a CDS encoding penicillin-binding protein, with protein MTIQRAHINVELCESPSNKGLFGYDEVIWNEAKCADFGNYLL; from the coding sequence ATGACAATACAAAGAGCACATATCAATGTAGAACTATGCGAAAGTCCTTCTAACAAAGGATTATTCGGATATGATGAGGTGATATGGAATGAGGCGAAATGTGCTGACTTTGGAAATTATTTACTGTAA
- a CDS encoding cyclic-phosphate processing receiver domain-containing protein yields MEKTKRLLFLDDIRYPIEAYHYTQQDIFLRSDWHIVRNYEQFVNRILEKGLPEMISFDHDLADEHYLKQNSQEFVEKTGYDCAKWLVEYCMDHYLDLPKFYCHSMNPVGKENILNLLQNFKEL; encoded by the coding sequence ATGGAAAAAACAAAAAGATTATTATTTCTGGATGATATAAGATATCCGATCGAGGCTTATCATTATACCCAACAGGATATTTTCCTCAGAAGTGACTGGCACATTGTTCGGAATTACGAACAGTTTGTCAACAGGATCTTGGAAAAAGGACTCCCGGAAATGATATCTTTTGACCATGATCTTGCAGACGAACACTATTTGAAACAGAATTCTCAGGAATTTGTTGAGAAAACAGGATACGACTGCGCCAAATGGCTGGTAGAATATTGTATGGATCATTATCTGGATCTTCCGAAATTCTATTGCCACTCCATGAATCCGGTAGGAAAGGAAAATATCCTAAACCTGCTGCAAAACTTTAAAGAATTGTAA
- a CDS encoding AAA family ATPase has product MNQNINQLNTVLNYVKETFVGKNDVVDLLGICLLARENAFLYGPPGTAKSAIVRTLAKTVKDGKNFEYLLTRFTEPNEIFGPFDIRKLKEGELLTNTEGMMPEASMVFLDEIFNANSAILNSLLMALNEKIFKRGKETKHLPALMFVGASNVLPEDEALNALFDRFLVRINVDYVNPELLQQVLLAGRKLENEEETEIPEIHADEIRQLQKLCKTIDLKPIYEVYLNTIMNLRNTGIAISDRRAVKLQNLIAASALICGRKEAVLSDLWVLKHIWDTEEQIEILEGIINRTIEKDNHPDSHPQAMQNKTPNPEEVMKDVKILVEKWDGGMLSFEEQNVIKDKLRYLQTRCDWIRNAEQKQYIQQEIESLWQKILQSV; this is encoded by the coding sequence ATGAACCAGAATATAAATCAGCTTAATACAGTTCTAAACTACGTAAAAGAAACTTTTGTAGGCAAAAATGATGTCGTAGATCTGTTGGGGATCTGCCTTTTGGCAAGAGAAAATGCCTTTTTATATGGTCCTCCGGGTACTGCAAAATCAGCCATTGTCAGAACCCTGGCAAAAACCGTGAAAGACGGAAAAAACTTTGAATATTTACTAACCCGTTTTACAGAACCGAACGAGATTTTCGGACCTTTTGATATCAGAAAATTGAAAGAAGGGGAACTTCTTACCAATACGGAAGGAATGATGCCTGAGGCTTCCATGGTTTTTCTGGATGAGATTTTCAATGCCAATTCTGCTATTCTGAACTCCCTTTTGATGGCGCTCAATGAGAAGATTTTTAAAAGAGGAAAAGAAACAAAGCACTTACCTGCACTGATGTTTGTGGGAGCAAGTAACGTTCTTCCGGAAGATGAAGCATTGAATGCATTATTTGACCGTTTTCTGGTAAGAATCAATGTAGACTATGTGAATCCTGAACTTTTACAGCAAGTTCTTCTGGCAGGGAGAAAGCTGGAAAATGAAGAAGAAACGGAAATTCCGGAAATTCATGCTGATGAGATCAGACAACTTCAGAAGCTGTGCAAAACAATAGATCTGAAACCCATCTATGAAGTCTATCTGAATACCATTATGAACCTTAGAAATACAGGTATTGCCATTTCCGATCGTAGAGCGGTGAAGCTTCAGAATCTGATTGCTGCAAGTGCACTGATCTGCGGAAGAAAAGAAGCTGTACTTTCCGATCTGTGGGTTTTGAAACATATCTGGGATACAGAAGAACAGATTGAAATTCTGGAAGGAATTATCAACAGAACGATTGAGAAAGATAATCATCCGGATTCTCATCCTCAGGCTATGCAGAACAAAACTCCCAACCCTGAAGAAGTCATGAAAGACGTAAAAATTCTGGTGGAGAAATGGGATGGCGGAATGCTGAGCTTTGAAGAGCAAAATGTGATTAAAGATAAACTGAGATATCTGCAGACCCGTTGCGACTGGATCAGAAATGCGGAACAGAAACAATATATTCAGCAGGAAATTGAAAGCTTATGGCAGAAGATTCTTCAAAGCGTTTAA
- a CDS encoding soluble NSF attachment family protein — translation MMMNRQKFIDKFIAAFVLLAMFKVVGIVAQLFHESFWSVMGTLAIFLVVAFIILLVITSLKDKEQNNRNSAGRKGSRSGSFYLENSLFDRIRSKYEELAEKYIAEKDYKKAARVYMNLLQDNYRGAKTLENGGLYNEAAVVYLKKLNNKSDAAVCYEKAKQHKKAIELYKEMEQKEKVGDLYKEINDLKNAHYYYQIVADDYTGNNQMVKASLVYRKKMEKPEEAQKILLKGWEEDKDAFNCLNNYFANIFDVKKLESEIKDLYEKTPDHKKITYLESMKYEFKKDPELQAAIRNIAYEIIAEKVDTRSEIVNELKYFNPGDDVILKDISRFKTARNKMFRN, via the coding sequence ATGATGATGAATAGACAGAAATTTATAGACAAATTTATAGCAGCATTCGTACTGCTGGCGATGTTTAAGGTTGTCGGAATTGTTGCCCAGTTATTCCATGAAAGCTTCTGGAGTGTGATGGGTACATTAGCCATTTTCCTGGTGGTTGCCTTCATTATTCTTCTGGTGATCACTTCTTTAAAAGATAAAGAGCAGAACAACAGAAATTCCGCAGGAAGAAAAGGAAGCAGAAGCGGCAGTTTCTATCTGGAAAATTCACTTTTCGACAGAATTCGCAGTAAATATGAAGAGCTTGCCGAAAAATACATTGCCGAAAAAGATTACAAAAAGGCAGCAAGAGTCTATATGAACCTGCTGCAGGATAATTACAGAGGTGCAAAAACACTGGAAAATGGAGGGCTTTATAATGAAGCAGCGGTAGTATATCTTAAAAAACTGAATAATAAATCCGATGCCGCGGTTTGCTATGAAAAGGCAAAGCAGCATAAAAAAGCTATTGAGCTTTATAAAGAAATGGAGCAGAAAGAAAAAGTGGGCGATCTTTACAAAGAAATAAACGATCTTAAAAATGCCCATTATTATTATCAGATCGTTGCAGATGATTATACCGGAAATAATCAGATGGTGAAAGCTTCTTTGGTATACCGTAAGAAAATGGAAAAGCCGGAGGAAGCGCAGAAAATATTGTTGAAGGGATGGGAAGAGGATAAAGATGCCTTCAACTGTCTGAATAACTATTTTGCCAATATTTTTGATGTTAAAAAGCTGGAATCAGAAATAAAAGATTTGTATGAGAAAACTCCGGATCATAAAAAGATCACTTACCTGGAATCCATGAAGTATGAATTCAAAAAAGATCCGGAATTGCAGGCTGCAATCAGAAATATAGCCTATGAAATTATCGCGGAAAAAGTAGATACACGCTCAGAAATTGTCAATGAACTGAAATATTTTAATCCCGGTGATGACGTAATTCTAAAGGACATTTCGAGATTCAAAACAGCAAGAAATAAAATGTTCAGGAATTAA
- the deoD gene encoding purine-nucleoside phosphorylase, with protein sequence MSIHISAKKGEIAKVVLQPGDPLRAQYIAENYLENAKLVSKTRGIFYYTGLYKGKKITVGASGMGFPSIGIYSFELFTEYEVDTIIRIGTCGAYNTDLQLFDILNIDKAASESTYAKYAWGIEEEILSHQGNIFNTINETAKDLSLNAKAINIHSSDIFYRKDPATPEIATKYNCPAVEMEAFGLFANAQHLGKNAATILTVTDIIPTHEKISADERETALNPMMELALESAIKSL encoded by the coding sequence ATGAGTATTCACATCAGTGCAAAAAAAGGAGAAATTGCTAAAGTAGTATTGCAGCCGGGGGATCCACTTCGTGCACAGTATATTGCTGAAAATTATTTAGAAAATGCTAAACTGGTAAGTAAAACCAGAGGAATTTTTTATTATACAGGTCTTTATAAAGGGAAGAAAATCACTGTAGGAGCAAGTGGAATGGGTTTTCCAAGTATCGGAATCTATTCTTTTGAACTGTTCACAGAGTATGAAGTAGACACGATCATCAGAATCGGGACTTGTGGTGCTTACAATACTGATCTTCAACTTTTTGATATTTTAAATATTGATAAAGCGGCCAGCGAAAGTACGTACGCCAAATATGCATGGGGAATTGAAGAAGAAATCCTTTCTCACCAGGGGAATATCTTTAATACCATCAACGAAACGGCTAAAGATTTATCATTGAATGCTAAAGCCATCAATATCCACAGTAGTGATATTTTCTACAGAAAAGATCCTGCTACTCCTGAAATTGCAACAAAATACAACTGTCCTGCGGTAGAAATGGAAGCTTTTGGTTTATTTGCCAATGCTCAGCATTTAGGAAAAAATGCAGCGACTATTCTTACGGTAACTGACATTATCCCAACCCACGAAAAAATCTCTGCTGATGAAAGAGAAACAGCTTTGAATCCAATGATGGAGCTGGCTTTGGAATCGGCGATAAAGAGTTTATAA
- a CDS encoding TatD family hydrolase: MNTYIDIGINLTNKQFYNEHEEIINRALDHGVEHMILTGTSVRGSKESSEIAEEYPEILFSTAGIHPHDAKSFNGQSIDELRKLLKQDHVVSVGECGLDFDRDFSPRTIQEKCYKAQLELAIEVNKPLFLHERAAFKKFNDITDEYLTRLPEAVVHCFTGTLEEAKTYLDKGFYLGFTGAISDDKRFKHLEDVIQYVPLDRMMIETDAPFMLPKNMPGMQNRRNEPSFLPYVAQTIAHLKKISISEVADEITETARNFFRL, encoded by the coding sequence ATGAACACTTATATTGATATTGGCATTAATCTGACCAATAAACAGTTCTATAATGAACACGAAGAAATTATCAACCGTGCCTTGGATCACGGAGTTGAGCATATGATTCTCACCGGAACCAGCGTAAGAGGAAGTAAAGAATCTTCTGAAATTGCCGAAGAATATCCCGAAATTTTATTTTCAACAGCCGGAATTCATCCCCATGATGCCAAATCTTTTAATGGACAAAGTATTGATGAGCTCAGAAAACTATTAAAGCAGGATCATGTGGTTTCAGTAGGCGAATGCGGGCTGGATTTTGACCGTGATTTCTCTCCGAGAACGATCCAGGAAAAATGTTATAAAGCACAGCTGGAGCTTGCGATAGAAGTTAATAAACCACTTTTCCTTCATGAAAGAGCTGCATTTAAAAAGTTTAATGACATCACGGATGAATACCTTACCCGATTACCCGAAGCCGTTGTACATTGCTTTACCGGAACATTGGAGGAAGCAAAAACATATCTGGATAAAGGATTTTATTTAGGATTTACCGGAGCCATAAGTGATGACAAAAGATTTAAACATCTGGAAGACGTCATACAATATGTACCTCTTGATAGAATGATGATTGAAACCGATGCTCCCTTTATGCTTCCGAAAAATATGCCCGGAATGCAGAACAGAAGAAATGAACCTTCGTTTTTACCTTATGTAGCACAAACGATTGCCCACCTGAAGAAGATCAGCATTTCCGAAGTCGCAGACGAGATCACAGAAACGGCCAGAAATTTTTTCAGACTATAA
- a CDS encoding DinB family protein yields MDIFRFIEDIKAHLKLTFDNVDGWFQKDKKTLNHQPSNGGWTIQQILEHIYLTNFYLLILIEKGSKKAMKNSLELDLESEIKNYSFNKENFDKVGEYGAFEWIRPEHMEPKGELSLDEIRSLIGQQFLQCLNYLEVMKNGEGVLYKTTMTVNELGKINVYEYIYFLSLHAQRHITQMEKNESETIKN; encoded by the coding sequence ATGGACATTTTTAGATTTATTGAAGATATAAAAGCACATCTGAAGCTCACATTTGATAATGTAGACGGATGGTTTCAAAAAGATAAAAAAACGTTGAATCATCAGCCTTCAAACGGAGGCTGGACGATTCAGCAGATTTTAGAGCACATTTATCTTACGAATTTTTATCTGCTCATCCTTATCGAAAAAGGGTCCAAAAAAGCAATGAAGAATTCTTTAGAACTTGATCTGGAATCTGAAATAAAAAACTACAGTTTCAATAAAGAAAATTTTGACAAAGTAGGTGAATATGGTGCTTTTGAATGGATAAGACCAGAACATATGGAGCCGAAAGGAGAATTAAGCTTAGATGAAATCCGAAGCTTAATAGGCCAACAATTTCTTCAATGCTTAAACTATCTTGAGGTAATGAAAAATGGCGAAGGCGTTTTGTATAAAACTACAATGACAGTGAATGAACTGGGGAAAATCAATGTATATGAATATATTTATTTTCTTTCACTCCATGCCCAAAGACACATTACCCAGATGGAAAAAAACGAATCAGAAACGATTAAAAACTAA
- a CDS encoding 3'-5' exonuclease — protein sequence MKTTNEIIIIDLEATCWENDRIPIGQQVDIIEIGICKLNLTSKAISQKQSIYVIPERSEINRFCTQLTGITPQLIEEKGIYFEEACEIIRDQYHSVLLTWAGYGNFDGEQIIEQCDWLGITNPFSENYMNVMHEFKRHFKLHKQIGLKRALSYLNMSFEGTHHSGADDAYNTARILSKIL from the coding sequence ATGAAAACAACCAATGAGATAATCATTATCGATCTGGAAGCTACATGCTGGGAAAACGACAGAATTCCCATTGGGCAGCAGGTCGATATTATAGAAATAGGAATTTGCAAATTAAACTTAACATCAAAAGCGATTTCGCAGAAACAAAGCATCTATGTCATTCCGGAGCGGTCAGAGATCAACAGATTCTGTACACAATTGACAGGAATTACGCCACAACTGATAGAAGAAAAAGGAATCTATTTCGAAGAAGCCTGTGAAATAATCAGAGATCAATACCATTCTGTACTGCTTACCTGGGCAGGTTATGGAAACTTCGACGGAGAGCAGATCATAGAACAATGTGACTGGCTCGGGATAACCAATCCTTTTTCAGAAAATTATATGAATGTGATGCATGAATTTAAAAGACATTTCAAATTACATAAACAAATAGGGCTTAAAAGAGCTTTAAGTTATTTGAATATGAGTTTTGAAGGCACCCATCACAGCGGAGCAGACGATGCTTATAATACAGCCAGAATTTTAAGTAAGATTCTGTAA